The following proteins are co-located in the Triticum aestivum cultivar Chinese Spring chromosome 1A, IWGSC CS RefSeq v2.1, whole genome shotgun sequence genome:
- the LOC123102760 gene encoding uncharacterized protein — translation MASPRSPDSPRGLTFAPCDADLITIYLQRKISGSPLPAAAARYIHDADVYAAEPAALVTGLLPASASSDGEGREWYFFTSARAQSSRGTRRCRAVAGGVGTWHSEKARCDVLDAGGAAVGYRQPFTYEPKNGWLMLEFCQEDPRPGEAMPALCKIYQKRRAGRSASKPISSGSSSMSRSKRKAAAAGERSGVRRCLQFRPSPAAANPPTVVATSDIQEAFLLPVERPQAEQEPQEPPVRRAPTATTLIPSFSLTFDRTAFLRPAQDSPTPANSDLSDTSTALLGNYELVSPATSELTCYNATTPSSDITGAWAFQPSALTSSSGTTFLLPGQDWATPESSQVSEASTLESYSCFSPDHSTSRPTRPPISNGTGYCWSFPQSSELSAIFGA, via the coding sequence ATGGCGTCCCCGCGCTCGCCCGACTCGCCCCGTGGCCTCACCTTCGCGCCCTGCGACGCCGACCTCATCACGATCTACCTCCAGCGCAAGATCTCCGGGTccccgctccccgccgccgccgcccggtacATCCATGACGCGGACGTGTATGCGGCCGAGCCCGCCGCGCTCGTCACCGGCCTCCTCCCCGCCTCGGCGAGCAGCGACGGGGAGGGCAGGGAGTGGTACTTCTTCACCTCCGCGCGGGCCCAGAGCAGCCGGGGCACCCGCAGGTGCCGCGCCGTCGCGGGCGGGGTCGGCACCTGGCATTCGGAGAAGGCGCGGTGCGACGTGCTTGacgcgggcggcgccgccgtcgggtACCGCCAGCCCTTCACCTACGAGCCCAAGAACGGCTGGCTGATGCTCGAGTTCTGCCAGGAAGACCCCCGCCCCGGCGAGGCCATGCCCGCCCTCTGCAAAATCTACCAGAAGCGTCGTGCTGGCCGGTCCGCCTCCAAACCCATTTCGTCTGGGTCGTCGTCGATGTCCAGATCCAAGAGGAAGGCGGCGGCCGCGGGCGAGCGCTCCGGCGTGAGGCGATGCCTGCAGTTCCGTCCGTCTCCTGCCGCAGCAAATCCGCCCACCGTGGTTGCTACATCTGATATTCAAGAAGCGTTCTTGCTTCCAGTCGAGCGGCCGCAGGCAGAGCAAGAACCGCAAGAACCGCCGGTACGCAGAGCACCCACAGCCACAACGCTGATTCCCAGCTTCTCCCTGACCTTCGACCGCACCGCCTTCCTCCGCCCCGCCCAAGATTCGCCCACGCCAGCGAATTCGGACCTGAGCGACACGTCGACGGCACTACTGGGCAATTACGAGCTCGTCTCACCAGCCACCTCCGAGCTGACCTGCTACAATGCCACGACACCCTCGAGCGATATCACCGGCGCTTGGGCCTTCCAGCCGTCCGCCCTGACCTCCTCCAGTGGCACCACCTTCCTCCTCCCTGGCCAAGATTGGGCCACGCCAGAGTCGTCACAAGTCAGTGAGGCATCGACGCTGGAGAGCTACAGCTGCTTCTCGCCCGACCACTCCACATCCAGGCCCACCAGACCGCCGATCAGCAACGGCACCGGCTATTGCTGGTCTTTCCCGCAGTCCAGCGAGCTATCAGCAATTTTTGGTGCCTGA